One part of the Asterias amurensis chromosome 11, ASM3211899v1 genome encodes these proteins:
- the LOC139944414 gene encoding uncharacterized protein, whose protein sequence is MSWSQLEEEFHSREGLEAWSAAMEQQAAANDRHRVQKRQLHRTNSVEEGSNDGSAEGESSTGSIAEEPESITKRAKSTRKTGGNRRRKSGNARERNTRRLESNERERMRMHSLNDAFQDLRNTIPHVTCQRKLSKIETLTLAKNYIEALSDTVVKLKSDLDDIQSLYGLSKDVDSNMNIVPKKDIILNDATDMEDLQLKF, encoded by the coding sequence ATGTCTTGGAGTCAATTGGAGGAAGAGTTTCATTCCCGGGAAGGTTTGGAGGCTTGGTCAGCAGCTATGGAGCAGCAGGCCGCCGCCAACGACAGACATCGCGTACAGAAGAGACAGTTACACCGAACGAACTCTGTGGAAGAAGGGTCCAATGATGGTTCAGCTGAAGGGGAGTCTTCCACAGGATCCATTGCTGAGGAACCGGAGAGTATAACAAAGCGCGCCAAATCAACTCGTAAAACTGGCGGGAACCGGCGCAGGAAAAGTGGAAATGCACGAGAGAGGAACACTCGCCGACTTGAAAGCAATGAGCGAGAGCGCATGCGCATGCACTCTCTCAACGACGCCTTCCAGGATTTGAGAAACACCATACCCCACGTGACGTGCCAGAGAAAACTCTCAAAAATTGAAACTCTGACCCTAGCCAAGAACTACATAGAAGCACTTTCAGATACCGTAGTCAAGTTGAAATCAGATCTGGATGACATACAGTCTCTGTACGGCTTAAGTAAAGACGTAGACTCTAACATGAACATAGTCCCCAAAAAAGACATCATCTTGAACGATGCAACCGACATGGAAGACTTACAGCTGAAATTCTAA